The following proteins are encoded in a genomic region of Sphingobium amiense:
- a CDS encoding NADH dehydrogenase ubiquinone Fe-S protein 4: MATQPSLTSPLPAAPGVRPTPKGANDNEDAIAMQPTWQRYTSALPPDAQAIIEPDPYADHPGRARRGRWRMRFRERFAPLPDPLTGWTGAGDPLSSLMLEFATREAAEAYCRGRGLSFITHDKPRRRPVQPALQAFQLSAMAPLCCWPTGPHARCCGNYPVLADPGPIQGRGTAADPHHHAGLS; encoded by the coding sequence ATGGCAACGCAACCAAGTCTGACCAGTCCGCTACCCGCCGCCCCCGGGGTGCGGCCGACTCCCAAAGGGGCCAACGACAATGAAGATGCGATCGCCATGCAGCCGACATGGCAGCGCTATACCAGCGCGCTGCCGCCTGATGCGCAGGCGATCATCGAGCCCGATCCCTATGCCGACCACCCCGGGCGCGCGCGGCGGGGCCGCTGGCGGATGCGCTTTAGGGAGCGGTTCGCGCCCTTGCCCGATCCGCTGACGGGATGGACCGGGGCAGGAGATCCACTCTCTTCCCTGATGCTCGAATTTGCCACGCGCGAGGCTGCGGAGGCCTATTGCCGTGGGCGCGGGCTAAGCTTCATCACCCATGACAAGCCCCGCCGGCGCCCCGTCCAGCCCGCCCTTCAGGCCTTCCAGCTTAGTGCCATGGCGCCGCTTTGCTGCTGGCCCACGGGGCCCCATGCCCGCTGTTGTGGAAACTATCCAGTGCTTGCAGACCCCGGCCCCATTCAAGGCAGAGGCACCGCAGCCGATCCGCATCACCACGCGGGCCTGTCATGA
- a CDS encoding Hsp20/alpha crystallin family protein, with protein MSLRDLIPWSRQENRLPAVVGAEPERDRTTHPLMSLHRDVNRLFDDLWRGLPSSLTALGHVIDYPRIELSETDEDIRVTAELPGMDESQVDLSIADGVLALKGEKKSELEDKDRGYSERSYGRFERRIHLPKGVEPDKAQASFSNGVLTVTIPRKEGDVDSVRRIPINKN; from the coding sequence ATGTCTCTTCGTGATCTCATTCCCTGGAGCCGGCAGGAAAACCGGCTACCCGCGGTCGTAGGCGCTGAGCCGGAGCGGGATCGGACCACCCATCCGCTCATGTCGCTTCACCGCGATGTGAATCGCCTGTTCGACGATCTGTGGCGGGGCCTGCCGTCGTCGCTCACGGCCTTGGGCCATGTCATCGACTATCCGCGTATCGAACTCAGCGAAACCGACGAGGACATCCGCGTCACGGCCGAACTGCCCGGCATGGACGAGTCGCAGGTCGATCTCTCGATCGCGGACGGCGTCCTCGCCTTGAAGGGCGAGAAGAAGTCCGAGCTCGAGGACAAGGATCGCGGCTATTCGGAACGGAGCTATGGCCGGTTCGAACGGCGGATTCACCTGCCCAAGGGCGTGGAACCCGACAAGGCGCAGGCCAGCTTCAGCAACGGCGTGTTGACCGTCACCATCCCGCGCAAGGAGGGAGACGTCGACAGCGTCCGGCGCATTCCGATCAACAAGAACTGA
- a CDS encoding trypsin-like peptidase domain-containing protein: protein MPISRLTVAPLVKRISPAVVNIAVAYPSPYAQNPLLRDPYFRRHFGVPDVALEPRLSAGSGVIVDAARGLVLTNAHVVKDGLMIVVMLQDQRKLEARLVGVSPDADIAVLQIPARNLKAAPLASADTAEVGDYVVAVGNPFGLGQTVTAGIVSALGRGLTPQSPVGLIQTDAPINPGNSGGPLINMRGEVIGIRPSRPEAAILVILENTSGTGWLLLTIAHARNDVPLR from the coding sequence GTGCCGATCAGCCGACTCACCGTCGCTCCGCTGGTCAAGCGCATCTCGCCGGCAGTGGTGAACATCGCGGTGGCCTATCCCTCCCCCTATGCGCAAAATCCCCTGCTTCGCGATCCCTATTTTCGCCGTCATTTCGGGGTCCCGGACGTGGCGCTCGAGCCGCGCCTGTCCGCCGGCTCGGGGGTCATCGTCGATGCCGCACGCGGGCTGGTTCTGACCAACGCTCATGTCGTCAAGGACGGCCTCATGATCGTTGTCATGCTCCAGGACCAGCGCAAGCTGGAAGCCCGGCTGGTCGGCGTCAGTCCCGACGCGGACATCGCGGTTTTGCAGATTCCGGCTCGGAACCTGAAAGCCGCGCCGCTTGCCAGTGCCGATACCGCCGAGGTCGGCGACTATGTCGTCGCAGTCGGCAATCCCTTCGGCCTCGGGCAAACCGTCACGGCAGGGATCGTCAGTGCGCTGGGCCGCGGCCTGACGCCGCAAAGCCCGGTCGGCCTCATCCAGACCGATGCACCGATCAATCCAGGCAATTCCGGAGGGCCGCTCATCAACATGCGCGGTGAGGTTATCGGAATCAGGCCCAGTCGGCCCGAAGCTGCGATTTTGGTCATCTTGGAGAACACGTCGGGAACGGGCTGGTTGTTGTTGACGATCGCCCATGCGAGGAACGACGTTCCGCTCCGATAA
- a CDS encoding Hsp20 family protein yields the protein MRTNFDFAPYRRSTVGFDRLFDLLETGMRGDGSDGYPPFDILRNGEDSYQITLALAGFRPEDVEVVAQQNQLTVTGKRADDDGKSEYLHRGIAARAFERRFQLADHIEVGEASFDNGLLTIALKRVVPEAMKPRRIAIGGSSPEPAQIETQHQEAKAA from the coding sequence ATGAGAACCAATTTTGACTTTGCGCCCTATCGGCGCTCCACCGTCGGCTTCGACCGACTCTTCGATCTGCTCGAGACGGGCATGCGGGGCGATGGCTCCGATGGCTATCCACCGTTCGACATTCTGCGGAACGGCGAGGACAGCTATCAGATCACGCTCGCCCTGGCGGGTTTCCGTCCCGAGGACGTCGAGGTCGTGGCGCAGCAGAACCAGCTCACCGTCACGGGCAAGCGCGCCGATGACGACGGCAAGAGCGAGTATCTGCACCGCGGCATTGCCGCGCGGGCCTTCGAACGCCGCTTCCAGCTCGCCGATCATATCGAAGTCGGCGAGGCTTCCTTCGACAATGGTCTTCTGACCATTGCCCTCAAGCGCGTCGTGCCCGAGGCGATGAAGCCCCGGCGTATCGCGATCGGCGGGTCGTCCCCCGAGCCCGCGCAGATCGAGACGCAGCACCAGGAAGCCAAGGCGGCCTGA